From Thermoflavifilum aggregans, a single genomic window includes:
- a CDS encoding SdpI family protein has product MHRRPVIQLKLRATDRMLEIAGWILLIIIWLLVIGHYHRLPAKIPVHFDVTGQADRMGKKWMIWMIPSVTTILFIGLTLLNSYPHLFNYPTRITDENAYTQYTLATRLIRYLKTILVLIFGLMENQLIKSAEGKAEGLGQWFMPVALLLIFIPLVYYLVKSVKSR; this is encoded by the coding sequence ATGCATAGAAGACCTGTAATTCAATTAAAACTACGAGCAACTGACAGGATGCTTGAGATTGCGGGCTGGATCCTGCTTATTATAATCTGGTTGCTGGTGATAGGGCATTACCACCGTTTACCGGCAAAGATTCCGGTACATTTTGATGTGACGGGACAGGCCGACAGGATGGGCAAAAAATGGATGATATGGATGATTCCTTCTGTAACAACCATTCTTTTTATAGGTTTAACCCTGTTGAATTCATATCCTCATTTGTTTAACTATCCCACGCGTATAACCGATGAAAATGCATACACACAATACACGCTTGCCACCCGATTGATCAGATATCTGAAAACAATCCTGGTGCTTATTTTCGGATTGATGGAAAATCAGCTTATCAAATCTGCAGAAGGTAAGGCAGAAGGATTAGGTCAATGGTTTATGCCAGTGGCCTTATTGCTGATTTTTATTCCATTGGTTTATTACCTGGTGAAATCGGTTAAAAGCAGATGA
- a CDS encoding LytTR family transcriptional regulator DNA-binding domain-containing protein, translated as MFFVDGKSLLVSKPLTAFEDLLTTYRFFRVSNSHLINLNYINMYLHGTGA; from the coding sequence ATATTTTTTGTTGATGGTAAATCATTGCTGGTTTCAAAACCCTTAACGGCATTTGAAGACTTATTAACAACTTATCGCTTTTTTCGGGTAAGTAATAGCCACCTGATTAATCTTAATTATATTAACATGTATCTGCATGGTACTGGCGCATAG
- a CDS encoding pyruvate dehydrogenase complex dihydrolipoamide acetyltransferase, producing the protein MAEAIRMPLLSDTMKEGVIATWHKKVGDQVKADDVIAEVETDKATMEVIPYVEGTLLYIGPKEGEAAKVNDIIAIIGKPGEDYQSLLAAEGKAESATAEQKQESPTPVERSASSGDLEKLLQQVTVVRMPLLSDTMKEGKIVAWHKKVGDQVKSDDVLAEVETDKATMEVVGYAEGTLLYTGPKEGESAKVNDIIAIVGKKGIDIQPILDAEKQPAQAQAASAPAAAPAQPKAAVAAPVPAPTVPSGTSVTPEGRIKASPLARKLAAEKGIDLSRIKGTGDDGRIIKRDIDQYVASPAAQAPAATAPVFAAAGEEGYEDKPVTQMRKVIAQRLSQSKYSAPHFYLTISVDMRRMVDARKALNEISEVKISFNDILIKAAAMALRRHPEVNSSWMGDFIRTYKHIHIGSAVAIDDGLIVPVIRFADQKSIAQIAAETKTLYEKARNRKLQPQDFSGNTFTISNLGMLGIEEFTAIINPPDSCILAVGAIQDTPVAENGQVIVAPVMKLTMSCDHRVVDGAVGARFLQTLKQMLENPLAMLL; encoded by the coding sequence ATGGCAGAAGCAATACGGATGCCCCTGTTGAGTGACACCATGAAAGAAGGCGTTATCGCCACCTGGCATAAAAAAGTAGGAGATCAGGTAAAAGCCGATGATGTCATCGCTGAAGTAGAAACCGATAAAGCCACCATGGAAGTGATTCCATATGTGGAAGGAACTTTGTTATACATTGGTCCCAAAGAAGGTGAAGCTGCTAAAGTAAATGATATCATTGCCATCATAGGCAAACCGGGAGAAGATTATCAGTCACTTCTTGCAGCAGAAGGTAAAGCTGAATCAGCAACAGCTGAACAAAAGCAGGAATCTCCGACTCCTGTTGAAAGATCTGCATCCAGTGGTGATCTCGAAAAGCTTTTGCAGCAGGTGACTGTGGTGCGGATGCCGCTGCTGAGCGATACCATGAAAGAAGGAAAAATTGTAGCCTGGCATAAAAAGGTTGGCGATCAGGTAAAATCAGATGACGTACTGGCCGAGGTGGAAACCGATAAAGCTACCATGGAAGTGGTGGGATATGCCGAAGGTACTCTGCTGTATACCGGTCCAAAGGAAGGTGAATCTGCGAAAGTGAATGACATCATTGCGATTGTGGGTAAAAAAGGCATAGATATTCAGCCCATTTTGGATGCTGAAAAGCAGCCCGCCCAGGCTCAGGCTGCATCTGCCCCGGCCGCAGCCCCTGCTCAACCCAAAGCTGCTGTTGCGGCACCAGTTCCGGCACCCACAGTTCCATCGGGAACTTCTGTGACACCCGAAGGCCGCATCAAGGCATCACCGCTGGCACGCAAACTGGCTGCAGAAAAAGGCATAGATCTCAGCCGCATCAAAGGTACGGGTGATGACGGACGGATCATCAAGCGCGATATTGACCAATATGTAGCTTCGCCAGCTGCTCAGGCGCCGGCCGCTACAGCACCTGTTTTCGCTGCTGCAGGTGAGGAAGGCTATGAAGATAAGCCTGTGACCCAGATGCGTAAGGTCATTGCCCAACGCCTGAGCCAAAGCAAATACAGTGCCCCGCATTTTTATCTCACCATTTCGGTGGATATGCGCCGGATGGTGGATGCACGCAAAGCTTTGAACGAAATCTCTGAAGTCAAGATTTCTTTCAATGATATTCTCATCAAAGCTGCGGCCATGGCGCTGCGCAGGCATCCTGAGGTGAACAGCAGCTGGATGGGCGATTTCATCCGCACCTATAAGCATATTCATATCGGCTCTGCTGTGGCTATTGACGACGGTTTGATCGTGCCCGTGATTCGTTTTGCTGATCAGAAGTCTATTGCTCAGATTGCAGCAGAAACAAAGACGTTGTATGAAAAAGCCCGCAATCGAAAACTTCAGCCACAAGATTTCAGCGGCAATACCTTCACCATTTCCAATCTGGGTATGCTAGGTATTGAGGAGTTTACTGCCATCATCAATCCACCTGATAGCTGTATCCTGGCCGTAGGCGCTATTCAGGATACGCCCGTAGCTGAGAATGGACAGGTGATTGTGGCTCCGGTAATGAAACTCACCATGAGCTGTGATCATCGGGTGGTGGATGGTGCCGTGGGTGCCCGGTTCCTGCAAACGCTCAAGCAGATGCTGGAAAATCCGCTGGCTATGCTGCTCTGA
- a CDS encoding phosphatidate cytidylyltransferase, which yields MSTLFRTFFTRSITAVVFVAIMLLGLLLNRYTFLALFTIIAVGCLWEYQRLTNLMMMDVSDNSKGKKRNLIYQIAMWLAVMSILLMAIGLALSIQSPRLDAIGLDILMISFVLIPVSELFIGQFRFAFVILSLAGCLYVGLAPALMIYFRWQQMHTSLQWIPVIIIGCVWVNDTMAYITGSLLGKHKLWPAVSPGKTWEGTLGGIVCTMLLALVASEIWPLFSTWHWMMIALLVGVFGTLGDLLESAMKRMAGVKDSGQLMPGHGGMLDRFDSMLIAVPVVWLYVHIWML from the coding sequence ATGAGTACCCTTTTCCGTACTTTTTTTACACGGAGTATTACGGCCGTGGTATTTGTTGCCATTATGCTTTTGGGTTTATTGCTCAATCGTTATACTTTCCTTGCACTGTTTACCATCATTGCTGTGGGATGCCTGTGGGAGTATCAGCGATTAACGAATTTGATGATGATGGATGTATCAGATAATAGCAAGGGTAAAAAACGCAATCTGATATATCAAATAGCTATGTGGCTGGCTGTAATGAGCATATTGCTGATGGCAATCGGTTTGGCATTATCTATACAATCACCACGGTTGGATGCCATAGGTCTGGATATATTGATGATCAGTTTTGTGTTGATTCCTGTTTCCGAATTATTCATAGGACAGTTTCGGTTTGCTTTTGTGATACTTTCGTTGGCTGGTTGTTTGTATGTGGGACTTGCTCCTGCGTTGATGATTTATTTTCGCTGGCAACAGATGCATACTTCCCTGCAATGGATACCTGTAATCATTATTGGATGTGTATGGGTGAATGATACGATGGCTTATATTACCGGCTCTTTATTGGGGAAACATAAGCTTTGGCCTGCTGTTTCACCGGGTAAAACTTGGGAAGGCACGCTGGGAGGTATTGTATGCACAATGCTGCTGGCACTGGTTGCATCCGAAATATGGCCATTATTCAGTACATGGCATTGGATGATGATAGCTTTGCTGGTTGGAGTATTCGGTACTTTGGGCGACCTGCTGGAATCGGCCATGAAACGAATGGCGGGGGTAAAAGATTCCGGACAACTGATGCCGGGCCATGGTGGCATGCTCGACAGG
- a CDS encoding DNA polymerase III subunit gamma/tau — protein sequence MEHFLVSARKYRPQDFASVVGQSHITTTLKNAILQKQLAHAFLFCGPRGVGKTTCARILAKTINCENLRPDGEACNQCASCVAFNQGTSFNIHELDAASNNSVDDIRALVDQVRFPPQGARYKTYIIDEVHMLSTAAFNAFLKTLEEPPSYAIFILATTEKHKILPTILSRCQVFDFRRITLHDIVHHLQEICAKEQVKAEEEALHLIAQKSEGCMRDALSIFDTLVSFTGGNISYQQALAHLNMLNVEYYFRLMESIHQQDIAQTLLCLDEILQKGFDGENVLEGMAEFLRDLMVCRDEKLTALLDIAPNFRKRYAEMAQRCSLSWLVSALALLQDAEVQYRNSRNKRLALEIAFIKLCYLQQAVQLVSDVATGEVVKKKLIHEGESTRLRAPFQAVPKPMTIPKPASVSSASPSVKGNTNPSISSVTPSVRPAMTEFSMTASGKLPTLDVLKKDRQTSRQPTDTVQAPLALQQLQQCWDHYIALLQEKGQHALAAQLAHARIAVIPPEEIQVTTWNIVQFRFLEDERIHIAEYLKEKLARPGLVMKILLEEQETPADTQSVLTPQQQFEQLKTHYPLIARLQDELDLEVDY from the coding sequence ATGGAGCATTTTCTGGTTTCAGCACGGAAATATCGTCCGCAGGATTTCGCATCCGTTGTCGGACAATCACACATTACCACGACTCTTAAGAATGCCATTCTGCAAAAACAGCTAGCCCATGCTTTTTTGTTCTGCGGCCCGCGGGGTGTGGGGAAGACAACCTGTGCACGCATCCTTGCCAAAACCATCAACTGCGAAAACCTTAGGCCTGACGGAGAGGCATGCAACCAGTGTGCCTCCTGTGTGGCATTCAATCAGGGCACATCCTTTAACATCCATGAACTAGATGCGGCATCCAACAATTCGGTAGATGATATCCGCGCACTGGTTGATCAGGTGCGTTTTCCACCTCAAGGTGCCCGTTACAAGACTTATATCATCGATGAAGTACACATGCTCAGTACGGCCGCTTTCAATGCATTCCTGAAAACATTGGAAGAGCCACCATCCTATGCTATTTTCATTTTGGCTACCACCGAAAAACACAAAATCCTGCCCACGATTCTCAGCCGCTGTCAGGTATTTGATTTCAGACGCATTACCCTGCATGATATTGTGCATCATTTGCAGGAAATCTGTGCCAAAGAACAGGTAAAAGCTGAAGAAGAAGCTTTGCATCTGATAGCTCAGAAAAGTGAGGGGTGCATGCGGGATGCACTGAGCATTTTTGATACACTGGTGAGTTTTACAGGTGGCAACATCAGCTATCAGCAGGCGCTGGCGCATCTGAACATGCTGAATGTGGAGTATTATTTCCGCCTGATGGAATCCATTCATCAGCAGGATATTGCACAAACCCTGCTTTGTTTGGATGAAATCCTGCAGAAGGGTTTTGATGGTGAAAATGTGCTGGAAGGTATGGCTGAATTTCTGCGGGATTTGATGGTGTGCAGAGATGAAAAGCTTACAGCTCTGCTGGATATTGCCCCGAACTTCAGAAAACGATATGCAGAAATGGCCCAGCGATGCAGCCTTTCGTGGCTGGTAAGTGCGCTGGCTTTATTGCAGGATGCAGAAGTACAATACCGCAACTCCCGCAACAAAAGGCTCGCGCTGGAAATTGCTTTTATCAAGCTTTGCTATCTGCAGCAAGCCGTGCAGCTGGTAAGTGATGTGGCCACAGGCGAGGTGGTAAAAAAAAAGCTGATACATGAAGGCGAGTCAACCCGGCTTCGTGCTCCCTTTCAGGCCGTTCCCAAACCGATGACTATTCCCAAACCAGCATCTGTTTCATCAGCTTCCCCATCTGTCAAGGGAAATACCAACCCTTCTATTTCTTCAGTCACACCCTCCGTACGCCCGGCGATGACTGAATTCAGCATGACGGCCAGCGGGAAACTCCCCACACTCGATGTACTGAAAAAAGATCGCCAGACATCCCGGCAACCCACCGATACCGTGCAGGCTCCGCTGGCTCTTCAGCAGCTACAGCAATGCTGGGATCATTACATTGCCCTGCTGCAGGAAAAAGGCCAGCATGCACTGGCTGCACAGCTTGCACACGCACGTATTGCCGTGATTCCTCCAGAAGAAATTCAGGTAACTACCTGGAACATTGTGCAATTCCGGTTTCTGGAAGATGAAAGAATTCATATTGCTGAATACCTGAAGGAAAAACTCGCAAGACCGGGATTGGTGATGAAAATTTTACTGGAAGAACAGGAAACGCCGGCTGATACGCAGTCTGTGCTTACGCCCCAGCAACAGTTTGAACAGTTGAAAACGCATTATCCGCTGATTGCCCGCCTGCAAGACGAGCTGGATCTGGAAGTGGATTATTGA
- a CDS encoding putative signal transducing protein, with protein METEWVKIYSTQQSYEAALIQGMLKEHGIESVIMNRQDSEFLVGEIHLYVYQSDAEQARKLIEETREK; from the coding sequence ATGGAAACAGAATGGGTAAAAATATACAGCACGCAGCAATCCTATGAAGCCGCACTGATTCAGGGTATGCTTAAGGAACATGGCATTGAAAGCGTCATTATGAACAGGCAGGATTCTGAGTTTCTGGTTGGTGAAATACACTTGTATGTATATCAGTCAGATGCAGAACAAGCCAGAAAACTGATTGAAGAAACAAGAGAAAAATAA
- a CDS encoding MBL fold metallo-hydrolase produces MTEIHQFAFNPFQENTYLLINAQNECLIIDPGCYFPEEQQQFLDFIGKRKLKVAGLINTHAHLDHIFGNRLVYVHWKLKPLLHQAELPVLDTAPFSGQMYNIPFEPSPYPERFLTDGEELAFGNTRLRLIWAPGHSPGSICLYNEAEKWLIGGDVLFRESIGRTDLPGGDFKTLETSIRQRLYVLPDEVVVYPGHGPATTIGHEKQHNPFVRAAQ; encoded by the coding sequence ATGACCGAAATCCACCAGTTTGCTTTCAATCCTTTTCAGGAAAATACCTATCTTCTCATTAACGCACAAAACGAGTGTCTCATTATAGATCCCGGCTGTTATTTCCCTGAAGAACAACAACAGTTTCTGGATTTTATCGGAAAACGAAAGCTAAAGGTTGCGGGGTTAATCAACACCCATGCGCATCTGGATCATATTTTCGGTAACCGGCTGGTGTATGTGCATTGGAAACTGAAGCCCTTGCTGCATCAGGCCGAACTGCCCGTTCTCGATACCGCACCGTTTTCCGGACAGATGTACAACATTCCGTTTGAGCCATCACCCTATCCGGAACGCTTCCTGACCGACGGGGAAGAATTGGCATTTGGAAATACTCGCCTGCGCCTGATCTGGGCTCCGGGGCATTCGCCGGGCAGTATATGCCTGTACAATGAAGCGGAAAAATGGCTGATCGGCGGCGATGTGCTGTTTCGTGAAAGCATTGGCCGTACCGACCTGCCAGGTGGTGATTTCAAAACCCTGGAAACAAGCATCCGCCAGCGACTGTATGTACTGCCCGATGAGGTAGTGGTGTACCCCGGGCATGGACCTGCCACAACCATCGGTCATGAAAAACAACATAATCCCTTTGTGCGTGCAGCTCAATGA
- a CDS encoding nucleoside hydrolase — protein sequence MFFRFPYIGFFFGLLTCLVTACHPQTSVSSLPVIWDTDIGPDFDDAGALAMLHRLADKGQIHLLATISCNGYANSPQVLHVFNSWYGRPHLPVGRAGTAYAPVVPDGCHWTDSVLANSAFRKQQSSADTSQDAIRLYRKLLAAAADHSVVIISTGFFSNLAALLQSPPDRLAPDPGLQLVRRKVKYLVSMAGYFPEGREFNVYNDTRAAAYVADHWPTPIIFSGFEIGDSVFTGLPLLQPHLRENPLRQTFRVGLHCWHEVETGHPSWDETAVLAALDTTHQLFALEPGRIIIHPDGSNTWEHRSDGRQYYLIPKTPRPELAQLINGYLLGK from the coding sequence ATGTTTTTCCGGTTCCCATACATCGGATTCTTTTTCGGCCTTTTGACCTGTCTGGTAACGGCTTGCCATCCACAGACGTCCGTTTCTTCATTGCCTGTTATCTGGGATACCGATATCGGACCTGATTTTGATGATGCCGGCGCACTGGCCATGCTGCACCGGCTGGCTGATAAAGGCCAGATTCATCTGCTGGCAACCATTTCCTGTAATGGATATGCAAACAGCCCGCAGGTCCTGCATGTATTCAACAGCTGGTACGGTCGTCCGCATCTGCCCGTAGGCAGAGCCGGTACGGCTTATGCACCGGTGGTGCCCGATGGATGCCATTGGACAGATAGTGTGCTGGCCAATTCAGCATTTCGAAAGCAGCAATCTTCCGCAGATACCTCACAGGATGCCATCAGACTATATCGGAAACTGCTGGCTGCAGCGGCCGATCATAGCGTGGTTATCATCAGCACCGGCTTTTTCAGCAACCTGGCAGCATTGCTGCAATCCCCGCCGGATCGGTTGGCACCAGACCCCGGCCTTCAATTGGTTCGCAGAAAGGTAAAATATCTGGTCAGCATGGCGGGATATTTTCCGGAAGGCCGGGAGTTTAATGTGTACAATGACACCCGTGCAGCGGCTTATGTGGCTGACCATTGGCCTACCCCCATTATTTTCAGCGGATTTGAAATCGGAGATTCAGTATTCACCGGTTTGCCGCTGCTGCAGCCTCATTTGCGGGAAAACCCACTCAGGCAAACGTTTCGTGTGGGTTTGCATTGCTGGCATGAAGTTGAAACCGGTCATCCCAGCTGGGATGAAACCGCTGTACTGGCTGCATTGGATACCACACATCAGCTGTTCGCCCTGGAACCCGGTCGTATCATCATTCATCCCGATGGCTCCAACACCTGGGAACACAGATCTGACGGCCGGCAGTATTATCTGATACCCAAAACCCCGCGTCCGGAGTTGGCACAGCTCATCAATGGTTATTTGCTGGGGAAATAA
- a CDS encoding CPBP family intramembrane glutamic endopeptidase, whose product MSSKFHYTGYGMQVLILIALTIAGFMLYFLLSMLLLFSHAGFQLIDTQQALTDPRMLGLLKLLQSLSSIMIFLLPALAFAWIADTKPIHWMGLRQSFSLTQLAAVLALMVASLPFIGLTGQWNEQVHLGGRLHELETWIRNTEKLAEQQTRLLLTTHNAGDYLVNLLMVAVLPGICEEAFFRGALQQLLIRWTGRVGAGVILTAFIFSFLHFQFLGFLPRFILGLMLGYVYVFTGSLWLAMIGHFVNNGVDVTLMYLYQLGWIKTDPMGDSQVTLWVGLLSGAIVIVLLIGLKRLSARDKHPESFF is encoded by the coding sequence ATGAGTAGTAAATTTCATTACACAGGTTATGGAATGCAGGTGCTGATCCTGATTGCTTTGACAATTGCTGGGTTTATGCTCTATTTTTTGCTGAGCATGCTGCTATTATTTAGCCATGCCGGGTTTCAGCTGATAGATACGCAACAGGCACTGACTGATCCTCGGATGCTGGGGCTGCTGAAACTCCTGCAATCGCTTTCCAGCATTATGATTTTTTTGCTGCCTGCTCTGGCATTTGCCTGGATAGCTGATACCAAGCCTATACACTGGATGGGGTTACGGCAGTCTTTCAGCCTTACTCAGTTGGCAGCAGTATTGGCTTTGATGGTAGCAAGTTTGCCATTTATTGGTTTAACAGGCCAGTGGAATGAACAGGTGCATCTGGGTGGTCGGTTGCATGAACTAGAAACATGGATCCGGAATACGGAAAAATTAGCTGAACAACAAACCCGTCTTTTGCTTACTACGCACAATGCAGGTGATTATCTGGTGAATCTCCTGATGGTAGCTGTGTTGCCGGGCATCTGCGAAGAAGCTTTTTTTCGTGGGGCTTTGCAGCAGCTGCTGATCCGATGGACGGGCCGTGTGGGTGCGGGTGTGATTCTCACCGCATTTATTTTTAGCTTTCTACATTTTCAATTTCTTGGCTTTTTGCCCCGTTTTATACTCGGACTGATGCTGGGATATGTATATGTCTTCACCGGAAGTTTATGGCTGGCCATGATAGGGCATTTTGTAAATAACGGGGTGGATGTTACACTCATGTATTTATATCAGCTGGGCTGGATAAAAACCGATCCTATGGGCGATAGCCAGGTTACGCTATGGGTGGGCTTGCTGAGTGGTGCAATTGTGATAGTTTTGCTGATAGGGCTGAAACGACTTTCTGCTCGGGATAAGCACCCTGAATCTTTTTTCTGA